The window TGTTGTTAAATGTTTTGTTGCTGTTAAGTATCCTCCGAAAAGCTGCATGCTCTTCTTTTGGCGGAGTGCATGATGTCCATACTAGGTGAGGATTGGTTGTCAGAAGATTGTAAAATCCAGGATACCCAGAATGTGTTGCCTGTTGACAAGTAAGTTTCACATTATCTCCTGTATTCTGTGGGACTTGCCTTTAATTTTCTATAACAATTTTTTCATTTTCTGCAGATTTGTATTGCTTGTTCTAGAGTCCGCAAGAATTGAAGTGGCAGTGCTTCTAAATGAGCTTGCTTATTTGAAGTATGAGTCTTCAAAAACTTCTGAGACAGATGAAGCCATCAGTCAGAAACAGAGAAACCTTGCTATACTATTTTCATTAATAGAAAGAATAGTCAAAATGATATCAAATGCCAGTAGCAGTGAAGGTATGTTCCCATTCTCTTGTCTATTTTTGGTTCCTTGGGCATCAAACCAGGAAGCTTAGAGCCTCTGTATTTTGCAATCATATGATGACAATTCTCCATTCTGCAACACCAgtattctttaatgcccttccATCTATGTATGTCCCAGCAGTTATAAAACATGCATCAGCAGACACTCTTAAGGAAATCCATACATTGAGAAATCATTTCATTGAAGTGCAAAATATATTGGAAAAAAATGGTAGATACCACTGCATGCCAGGCACTCTAATTTAACAAAACACTCCAAACGGTCATTAGTTCACTAACATTATCTAATCCGAGCTCCAATTATTTTTAGTGGTATCAACTGTCAGCGTTGTATTATGCAATTTAGAGCAATTCAGTGATGCTTCTAAATTGCCAAATTTCTAGAGTACAATGGCACTACTTTTGGTGTTGGTAGCATCATAAGCTTTTGGGGTGAATCCTTACCATTTCCTTTATATTATTTCCTACCTTTCTAGCAAAGTTGGTAGTCATGGCAATGGCTCATAGAAAGCCTACTAAGATAACTGTGCTTCTAGCAATCATTCTCCTTTCAACAGAGATTCTATACTTTATGCAGGTGCACCAAATCAGACTATCTGTGAAAGTACCATCATGCAGGCCATCACAGGATTAAATGAGACAATTAGTTTAGTTTTAGACTTTCTGCAGGATGCAAAGGTACATATTCTTACCAACCAAATATGATCGTTATTATTTTAAGATAATATATCCTGAAGATGAAAACTTGACAGGACCATGGGCAACGGAAAGGTGATGATCTTTTGGCAGCTGCAAGAATAGTAGGAAGGTGTGCTGCTTGCCCATCTTATTATTCTAGGAGAATTTATGGATCCTTATCTTCTTTAATAAATAATTTCTCATTAGCATTATTAGCAAAGTTGGTTTCCTTTAGTCGCTAAATAAATACTAGTACCTCCATCTGCTCGTATCACTTGTCATGATGAATTTTATATTTGTTTTGACATTATTAGCAAAGTTGGGTTTCCTAGAAAAACTAAAAGTTAGTTTTCATCCTTTAGAATATATGTTTGTACAATTTGGCCACTTGATATTTCTCTGTACAGTGTACACAAAATGTACATAAACTGTTAACCAAGTGTGTCTTCAATAGTGAAGCACCCCGATCAAGCTTCTGTACCACATATTTTTCATCGACTCAAAGTAACATCTAGACTTTACTCTGTTGCAGTTACCTGGCAGAGGCACCATATGCCTGCAAGGAGAAAACTAAAAACCTATTGGACTTTATCTTCTCTATAGAAGGTCAAGATGAATCAAGGTTGCTTCTTCTTGACTTTGTGCCGCAGATGTATACATATCTTCTTACATGATGCAGAGTACTGATGGTACGAAGTTCAATTCTTGCAACAGGCCCTTCTATTCTATTTGCTTCATGCTTCCAATGCTATCCCAAATAACAATGGAGCCTGATGGATGTAGAACTTTGGCATCATTTTGCGGCTATAAGGCAGTAAGTAGGTTTATCTCATTTTCAACTTTCTGAAACTTGACTATTGATTTCTTTTCTATTTATCCTCAAATTAATTTATCTTCCTATTTATCCTAGTTTGTTTTTCATGTTCCTTGGTAAAGCTGGTGTTTTCTCTGTTCTTGTTAGCATGTAGTCAGTTCTGTCACCTCTATTTCAAAATGAACACGGGCTGGAGATCTCCAGAGCCAATATGTATTTGTTAGAAGGATTAATATTATGTTATGGAATGTCATGGCATTCCTATTCTAGAGGCTCATAGCTTTATAAAGGCTTAAACTGATGCTATGTTTATTGATTGATATGAACATGAGATATCGATTAACTTATCAAGATTAACAGAGACATCTCATTCAGTATAGTTAGCTCTCTGTTTTCCTGCTGAGATATGACAGCTGTGATTTTCTGTGTTTGTCTCTACAGGTTATGGATTGCCTTGTTAAAATGACTGAGCAGGATGGAATTGACAATGGTAGCATGTTTTTGGCATGTGATACCATCATAAACTTCATGTCTAATGTAAATGACTTTATTGTCTGAAAGTTCATTTCTGCATATACCATgagaaaaaataataacatgttggtattttgcagAGGAAAAGTGTCCATATTCCAGTGGATTCTTGTTTCATTCGCTTCCTAAACGCACTTGTTACATGGGCTGGTATGCTTTAACTTCTGTTCATTAGCTTAAACATGTATCATTGCACATCATAGATGATACCAGTATGTGGGTGGTTGCTATAATCGTTTCTCAATATTTGATTCTGGTAAGTTCATTACTTAGGTTAAACTGTAGAAAAACATCTTGACCACATATGATTAATGGATGACTATTTCTTCTGGTCAGCATCTAAGATATGCACAAACATTATAACTGGAACCAGGCAGACTTCATAAAATTTTTCCTTTGTTGGCTCATGCCAATTGAGTATCATATCAAGAAATCGATGTGCTGATCACTGCCTGTTTTGATCTTTGTTGTGACTTGAGATGCCTGGCATCTTTCCCCGTATGTGGTGCTATAATGATATCATAGTTGGCATGCGAGTCTTCTATAATACAATAATTCTGAGATTTTGGGCACAAATAAACTGGACGCCTGTTAACATACTAGTTGACAGCAAATATATCGCAAGCTCTTTTTTATGTTATTCACACACTGAATGGTCACTATGTTATTGCATATAGGAACCTCAAATGCCTCGTCAGTTACCATGACAGCATCCTGCTTATGTGCTATGCTGATAGACTTGACATCAGAAGAGTTTCTATTGAGCTGCTCTGAATTTGATGCCAAGACCCTTGGGAGTTTGTCTGAGCTCATTGTCAGAAGTTTGCAGCAGGTAACTAGTCCTTATTCCGTAATTGAGATTATTTTGTTTCGGGTGGTTGTTCGCTTATGTGTTTcatatccattagagtggctgtTTTTTTATGTTGGTTCGCCAAACCTAACACAATCCTGCTCCTTTACCGgagcttgggaccggctatgttgaGGCGACTCAAGAAAGTCTTCTAGTCAACATAGGCGGAGTTTTTCCATGGCACTTAATGTGCTGATATTATGGTGTAATGTCCTGCAGGATGTCCCTGACGATGATGGGGAGCAATTCAACCAGAAGCAGGTCATTGTATCAGGTAACACATGCTAAGCTCATTCAATGTGCACGGGCAAAAATCCAACTTCTTTCTGGATTATCGGTGCAGGTTATCGGCGATGGGCTGATCGATTTCCACATGTTAAAAACGTAGTGGATAAGCATGTATCTGTGTGATCATTCTTTTCCCCAAGATATGTTCTCCATGAATGAAAACCTGCAAATTGGAATCTAAAAGCGCAGATATGCCCATGCCTCAGATATTTACATGTGACCTGTTACTGATTTTGGTTAGGGGATTTTAGGTTACAATAACTCTCCAATGAGGAATTTGAGGTTAGGATAATTCTGCAGCGACAGCTCAAATGAGTATACCAATATGGACAGGAAAGATGGCATCTGCTTATCCAGGTAATCCTTATTAGCAGAGCAAGCGAACACTAGAATGCTTATGCAAAAGAAGAAAGGTGGTGAGGCCACAAAGATTTAACGTTGTCTCTTTGATCACCATTTCCCTATACTCGACCATTCTGTACAGAACTGATGTAACAATACCAAGCTCAGATTTCAGGGCGCAGTGCGCACTCTGAAGGAAGGTTTTTGTAAGTTTAGGAAAAGGCTTGTTTACCGCTCTGCTATGTCCTGTTTGCTCATGTTGCCCGAGTCTGTATTAGTTTGCAACGCCAGCCCCTTCCAGTCCAAAATGGTCCGTAAAAGCTATCGATCGATATATGCGGTGGATTATACATTATTGTTGGTGTACAtatgagcccatgtatagaggctcatatagaggcccatgtataggaactatatatccccacccttctagggtttggaagaATAAACACAATTATTTTCTCCaacatggtatcattagcttagggttagggttcctctctccctctcctacCAAGCCATGGCCGGCagccggcgcctcctcctctctccttccctcccctcccctactTTTCTTCTGCTGCTGGCGCTGCCCCTGCGCCGAGCGCCTGGCCGGCCGTTGCTTCCTCTGCAGGCACCGCCGCGTGGCCTTCTCCAGCCTGGCGCGGCTCGGCAGCTGCGCTTTCTGTCCTTGAGCTTGTGCCCCTGCCGgatcccgccgctgccgctgcgggCGCAGGGTGCATAGGGACCGCGggggctggcgccgccgccgcccatgtaGTAGCCCGCCCCGGCCGTGGGGGCTGGCGCAGCCCTGCTgcaggcgccaccgccgcccctgcaggcgccgccgctgcccctgcaGCAGCCCGACCCGGCCGCCGGGGGCGTGGGGGCTGCGCAGGGCCCCCTGCAGCCGGCCGCCGATCccgttgccgccgccaccgctgcggcTCACCGCGCCATAGTCGCTGCGGGCAAGCAGCCCGCTGCTGACGccgggcagcaggccgacgccgctctcgccgcggcccttctcgccgccaagtcggaggcttcggcggcccaggagcgggtccgcgtggctgccctcgcttgggagcgcgagtgcgccacggccgacgccctcgccctccgtgtcgccgaggcggagcactacTTCCGCGTCGCCTCCGGCCAGCAGCCCGTCGTCCCCGAGTATGGCGCCTCCTCTtcccaccaggccccgcccgctggatctggaccccggcacgacccgaccgaccccatggtcgcccagctccacctacAGGCGGCCGACGTCCAAAACATTAGGGCCCTGGttaccgtcctcctcgaccccacgtcctcctatggacgctggcgggaccaggtcctcgccctccgccgctacgccctcgacgaccacatcCTCGTCAactcgccgatcgaggcgcaggtcgtggtgtggctgcgcctctacagcgtcgccatgtcctggatctttgggaccatctctctagatcttcaggacctcgtcaggacccacggctgcaccgcgcgacaggcctggctggcgctcgaggggcagttcctcggtaACGTCGAGTTCCGcgctctccagctcgacgccagcttccgcaccttcgagcaggggacctctccgtcggtgagttctgccggcggatgaagggcatggctgatgctcttcacgacctcgggtgcTAGGTGTcagatcgggtcttggtgctcaatgtcgtgcgcggcctgagcagcacctatgaccacctgaagaCATGGATACCCGCCAgcggcccttcccctccttcctgcaggtccgggacgacctcgccctcgaggagatcaccaggggtctcgcgctcggctcgtcctcgtccacccccaCCGCGCTCGTTGCTGCTCCACTGGCTTCCTCCGCGCGCTCCTGCCACCTcactccttggtgctgctcccgccgggcagaccgaAGGTGCGGGGGGGGGAGGCGTGGTCGTTTgcgggggggcgggggggggggggacgaggtggtggtggtactggtggccctgctCCTGGGGGTACCGGTACCAGTGGGGGCCGTTGGGGCGCGCCGACTCCGGCCCCGGCTCacgctcctgcccctgcccctggagaTACGCCCTGTGCATCCTTCAACAAcacatggtcagggcgcatctcgatgtggctgTTCCAGGGTCCGGAGggggggggcctcgtcctcagctccagccggcggccatgttcaccggtgctgctcccctcttcgcgccgtcctggaccccgcccgcttaGCCCAGCCATCAGCCGATCTGGCCTGGGgagtgggaccaggccgctctggcgtagtccttcagcaccatgggactgacgccgccggtcagcaccgagtggatcaccgactcgggtgcctccttccacaccaccccagatgccggtatcctctcttctgtccgacacCCACactcctcttgtccttcttctatcatggttggtgatgggtcttgcctccctgtcaccgccgtgggttctacTCCTGGCtcctttcgtcttcccaatgtccttgttgctcctcagatggttcacaaccttcttatcattcgccagtttactgctgacaattcttgttccattgaatttgactcttctagtcttactgtgaaggatttggctttccggcgtccgctcctccgatgtgacagctcggggcccctttacacccttcgtctttctgcttctgctgctctgccttcgacttcttcttcgtctgctgcttttgccgtgacgccgtcttccaccacctggcaccaccGGCTTGGTCaacccggccgcgacgttttggctcaacTCGGttgtagtaccgatgttccatgtactcgGACTCCTACTGCTGAGCACctttgtcatgcgtgccagttaggtcgtcatgtcagacttcctttttcttcttcttcttcttcttcacatgCTGCGCATGCCTTTAATCTTGTTCACTATgatctgtggacatctcctgtactcagcatgtcgggttataaatattatctggtggtggttgatgatttttctcgttactcttggactttttctttgcgcgccaagtctgagaccttccccaccctcctccacttctttgcctgggtctccactcagttcggcctcaccattaaggccgtccagtgtgacaacgggtgGGAGtttgataactccacctcccgttccttcttcctctctcggggtgttcagctacGTATGTCTTgttcgtatacctctcctcagaacggcaaggctgagcggatgattcgcacgacgaacgacgtcgtgcgcacccttctgatccaggccgcTCTGTCCCCGTGCTtttgggctgagagcctccacaccgccacctacttgcttaaccgccttctgtccactgcttctcctgctcccactccacaccacgctcttttcgtacaccctcctcgctacgaccaccttcgggtctttggGTGTGCATGTTACCCTAACATCTATGCCactgcttctcacaagctggtgccccgctcgactcgttgtgtgtttcttggttactcccctgaccacaaggggtaccgatgctttgacctcacctctcgccgcgtcctgatctcccgacacgtcgtgtttgacgagtcggatttctcctactccacctcctccacacctcctCCTGACCTCGAGCTGGAGTCGCTATtttcgactgacccggtggttcagccacctttacctgtctgtccttttcctacAGATTTTCCCggtgcaccggcaccgcttccggtgaccCCTGCTGTGCccagcgcggccccggtgcccgccgtcgcgccacgcgcggccccaggACTTCCTGTCGTGCCGTGCGCGGCCCCGGGATCTCCTActgtgccacgcgcggccccggtgcctccctctgcacctgcgcggtacgctcagccggggCAGGTGTACCAGCGTCTTTCGatgccgacaccggcgccgcctccgactccggaggctcctgcgacgcctacaccggagccgtcgccaccgccgcctcgctctcgagtcgagccggcggtgtaccacccgccagtcgtccatcgggatcctcgacatatacatcccatggtgactcggcggatgacGTCTCAGgctgcgactctctccgccaccgagggggagccgcaggtctctccggtaccctcatctgtccgcgacgccttggcggatcctcactggcgtcgcgcgatggaagagtacgcggctcttcttgctaaCCAtatgtgggacctcgtgccgcgtccgtctggttgcaatgtggtcacagtcaagtggatctggacgcataagcgtcgggctgacggcacactagagcgctacaaggctcgctgggttctccggggtttcacccagcggcctggtatggactatgatgagaccttcagtccagtggtgaagtcTGCTattgtgcgcacggtcctctcgcttgcgctctctcgctcgcgctctctcgctcttggcttGTGCACCAGctcgatgtgaagaatgtgttttttcatggcactctgtcagagacagtctactgctctcaaccagcgggatttgtggactcaaGTCGTCCGGACAtagtctgccggctcaacaagtctctctatggtctgaagcaggctcctcgggtttggtattctcggttcgctatgttcttgctgacattggggttcaccgaggccaagtctgacacgtctctcttcatctaccgccgtggggatgagactgcctatctgctgctctatgtcgatgacattgtgctcacagcctccagttaGTAGTTGCTACAGcgcgtcatctcctctctgcagcaggagtttgccatgaaggatcttggtcagctccaccacttcttgggcgtcactgttgagcctcgcccgtctagtcttctccttcaccagtggCAGTACGCGCTTgacattctggagcgggctgggatgactgattgcaagtcctgctccactcctgttggCACTCAAGCAAAGCTGTCTGCTGACCTGGGGGATCCAGTGGCTGATCCTACAGCCTATCGGAGTCTggccggtgccttgcagtacctcaccttcaccaggccggacctcacctacgctgttcagcaggtctgtttccatatgcatgatccccgggagtcataccttgctgcgctgaagcgtctcctctgcTACGTCCgaggcactgtggacctcggcctggttcttcactgctcgtcctctgctgagctggttgtctacaccgacgctgactgggctggttgttcggacactcgccgctccacttccggctacgccgtctttctAGGCGGCAATCtgatctcctggtcgtccaagcggtagccggttgtctcccgctccagtgtcGAGGCGGAGTACCATACTGTCGCTAacagcgtggcggaggcgtcctgacttcgacagctcttggcggagctccacagcacGCTCGCCATACAAAGAGGGTGCTGCTACTGCTTACTTGCTGctctacgtcgacgacatcaTCTTGACGGCGTCCTTGACGGATCTTCTTCGCTGGCTCACAGGGCTACTCCACTCCGAGTTCGCCATGACCGATCTCGGGGATCTCCATCACTTCCTCGGGATTTCGGTCACACGCTCGTCGGACGGCCTCTTTCTGTCTCAGCGACAGTATGCGGTGGATCTCCTCCAACGCGCCGGCATGGCCGAGTGTCACTCCAAATCGACACCAGTGGACACTCGTGCCAAGCTGTCGGCCACAGATGGAGTTCCGGTGGCCGACGCCACCCAGTATCGGAGTCTGGCTGGTGCCCTTCAGTACTTGACACTAACGCGCCCCGACCTCGCCTACGCTGTTCAACAGGTGTGCCTCTTCATGCACGATCCACGGGAGCCTCATCTGGCGTTGCTCAAGCGGATCTTGCGATATGTGAAGGGTACGTTGTCTACTGGCTCGCACATCGGTGCTGGTCCAGTTTCCTCCCTCACTGCATACTCAGATGCAGACTAGGCAGGCTGTCCAGACTCTCGGCGATCTACTTCGGGCTACCGTGTCTTCCTCGGCGACAatctggtgtcttggtcctccaaACGACAGACTATTGTCTCTCGTTCGAGTGCGGAGGCTGAGTATCGTGCTGTGGCGCACGCTGTGGCTGAGACCTGCTTGCTTCGGCAGCTTCTTCAGGAGCTTCATGCGCCTCTTATCTTCGGCGACGATTGTCTACTGTGATAATGTCAGTGCTGTATTCATGACAGCAAATACAGTACATCATCGGCGCACGAAGCATATAGATATCGATATTCACTTCGTCCGCGACCAGGTGGCTTTGGGACAGGTTTGTGTGCTACGAGTTCCGTCGACCTGTACAGTTATTTACTGATTTTAGGTCCAGTCTTTGCGTCCGGGATCCTCCCACTCAGACTGCGGGCGGGAATTAGAGATATGTATAGCTGTATCGTGCTGTGGCGCACGCTGTGGCTGAGACCTGCTGGCTTCGGCAGCTTCTTCAGGAGCTTCATGTGCCTCTATCTTCGGCGACGATTGTCTATTGTGATAATGTCAGTGCTGTATACATGACAGCAAATCCAGTACATCATCGGCGCACGAAGCATTTAGAGATCGATATTCACTTCGTCCGCGACCAGGTGGCTTTGGGACAGGTTCGTGTGCTACGAGTTCCGTCGTCTCACCAGTTCGCGGATATTATGACCAAAGGCTTGCCTGTACAGTTATTTACTGATTTTAGGTCCAGTCTTTGCGTCCGGGATCCCCCCGCTCAGACTGCGGGCGGGTATTAGAGATATGTATAGCTGACTTGCCTTGTACTCTAAGTCTACTTGACTCTTACTTGTACATCAAGCCGTCTcggctatatatatgaaaggtcaacccccccccccccacacacacaatgggtgtgtggtgtttccccCTCTCGCTATCTCAACACAACTAAACACAATAGAAATCGCAGCATGTGACCATGGCTACCGGCTTCTGGGCCAATTGCACTAAGAAAGTTCAAAAACTACATACTCTAGCATGCCATTTTACCTCGAGTTGCATATATCATAAAACTAACAGAAACTTGTCAGAAATATTTACAAGAATCGAATCTACCTATATGCTACTATTTTCCTCCTCCCTTGTGGCCTAATCTGAACAAAATACCGCGAGAAAGGCAAAGAGCAAACTTAGCACAAGTAAGAAGTACCCAAAAAGCATACCTCAAACGATCAGCAACAGGGGTTACTTGAGACGGCAACTTGCTTGGATCGGTCATCTCGGTTTTCGACAGACAGACAAGAACCGGTCACCAAGCCGAGCACTGAACAATGGAAAAATGAACGAAACCTTTctcgaaaagaaaaagaaaaatgaatgaAAACTCAACCAAATGAATAGACCGAAAATCTGTGATTCCAGAGAGGACGCCAGTGCCAGGGCGGCAAAACAGATTGCACTTGTACAAAAATGCCATTACCCATTAGGAGCTGCACCATGAATAGTCTGACAACTGGAGTACATGTTAAGACTCAAACCACAGCATGGAGTAATGGTCCTGGTCATGGCAGCATAACCGTACTCCGTACATTACTTTCTTAACAGTACAGTTTTGTACCTAATGCTACTATATATAAGAAGAAACACAACAATAATAATCCAAAGACCATTTCTTTTCCATGACTTAACTTCCACTGATACACAGGAAAGGGGAAATAACAGCCAAAGATTACTCCATTTGTCTTGTACCGTCAAACCTTCAGAATTAGCGAGATGGTCCTTTCATGGAAATATTAGGCAGAAGCAGAACAGTTGTTGAAAACGTCTCATCTACTGCAAAATTTAGGCTGGCAAAT is drawn from Panicum virgatum strain AP13 chromosome 1N, P.virgatum_v5, whole genome shotgun sequence and contains these coding sequences:
- the LOC120657499 gene encoding uncharacterized protein LOC120657499 is translated as MAASAPPLDDCLRLLRGERDEQKLAGLLVAANVCRAGDADAVRKVYDAVGPRFLRRLLNTGLGKVEGGKEEEREAYLRLALTVLAGLARAPEVAADEGVVSIVPLVAEVVSKSVDPAITEECFELLSLIAIASEDGAYKFCEPGVIDMIYLQISNLPDGSKCIELAINLMQLLVHKLKVDNMSVEKLQGMTSMVTCLARLFAVLHTAVKFDALHMLTALLSQKESPLHDLLRSMPASIWESHIRVGITAILQNRVVSSEKLHALLLAECMMSILGEDWLSEDCKIQDTQNVLPVDKFVLLVLESARIEVAVLLNELAYLKYESSKTSETDEAISQKQRNLAILFSLIERIVKMISNASSSEGAPNQTICESTIMQAITGLNETISLVLDFLQDAKDHGQRKGDDLLAAARIVGSYLAEAPYACKEKTKNLLDFIFSIEGQDESRPFYSICFMLPMLSQITMEPDGCRTLASFCGYKAVMDCLVKMTEQDGIDNGSMFLACDTIINFMSNRKSVHIPVDSCFIRFLNALVTWAGTSNASSVTMTASCLCAMLIDLTSEEFLLSCSEFDAKTLGSLSELIVRSLQQDVPDDDGEQFNQKQVIVSGYRRWADRFPHVKNVVDKHVSV